In Nostoc sphaeroides, the genomic window GCGTAATTCCAGCACGAAATGCATCTAAATTAGATCCAATTACTGCTTTACGTAGTGATTAAATAATTCAAAAAAAGAAAATTTAAAAATTAAAAGCTTCTCTTAAAACAGGTGAATAGTTATGCAACTTGAACTAGACCATATCTTTGTCTGTGTTGAACCAGAAGCAGTTGTAGCAGATTTGCTAACTGATTTCGGACTCACAGAAGGTAGTCGTAGAATTCATCGAGGCCAAGGAACTGCAAACGTTTGCTTTTCATTTGAGAATGCTTATCTTGAGTTACTTTGGCTTTTTGACACTAACGAAATCCAATCTCCTGTTGTTCGCGCTACAGGTTTGTGGGAACGTTGCCGTTGGCAAGAAACGCAGGCTTGCCCTTTTGGCATTTCATTCCGGCTAACAGCATCAGATTTACGAGAAATGCCATTTTCTACTTGGGATTACTATGCAACATATCTGCCGCCAAGAGCTTCTATTCCGATCGCAACCAATAGTGACAATTTATCAGAACCATTGATTTTCATTTCACCCACAACTCGAAAACCCACAAATTATCCTTTAGAACGGCGACCTTCTTTAGTTCATAAAGTTGGATTCAAAGAAATTACAGCATTAAAAATTACCTTACCCGGTGTTCAAAACTTTTCTGCTGAGGTGAAAACGCTCATTGAGCTTGGATTAGTGCAATTTTCACATGGCAATTTTTACCAACTAGAAATAGAGTTTGATAATGCTAAGTCAGGTAATTCACAAGACTTTGGCTTACAACTCCCTATTTTAATTAAATGGTGATTATGGAATTTGATTACAGCGAATATATTCTATCTGCTGAAAATTTTACATGCTAACATTGCAGATTATTTGCAAATAATCTGGGTACGAAATTCTAATTATTCGCAGGTTATACAATCAATATAGTTTTTTGAAAATTAACAATCAATAACTAACAATTTATTAAACTAAAATCAATATGCCAACAATGATCTGGATGGAATCTATTACTAAAACTTACCACTTGGGAGAAGTTAGTGTTCCAATACTCAAGGGAATTGAACTCTCTATTGAAGAAGGGGAATATGTCTCGATTATGGGTGCGTCAGGTTCGGGTAAATCCACACTCATGAATATTTTGGGATGTCTGGATCGTCCGACAACTGGAGACTATATTTTTGAAGGCAGGAATCTGACAACTTTTGATGATGATGAATTAGCCTATATTCGTAACCAAAGGATTGGTTTTGTCTTCCAACAATTTAACCTATTGGCGCGGGCGACAGCGCTGGAAAATGTTATGCTACCAATGGTTTACGCTAACTTACCTAAGCCAAAACGCCGGGAAAGGGCGTTAGAAGCTTTGGTAAAGGTGGGACTAGAGGGACGCATATCTAACCGTCCTAGTCAACTATCTGGGGGACAACAACAACGGGTAGCGATCGCTCGTGCTTTGGTCAACCGACCTGCATTAGTTTTGGCAGATGAGCCAACAGGAGCTTTAGATACTGAAACTTCTCATGAGGTGATGAGTTTACTGACAGAACTTAATGACCAAGGGATCACAATTGTGATTGTCACTCATGAACCAGATATCGCTGCTCAAACCAAAAGGATTATTCGAGTTCAGGATGGCTTGATTGTAGGGTAATTTGTTAATATCAGTTTTTTGAGCGGGAATTTAAAATTTATATTTCCGTAGGTAAATCAGGATGAAAAGTTTTGATTGTATTCTCAAATAAACCCAATTTAATGACTACATCTATCTATTTATGAATTTCAGTTTATTCTTCGTTCATTTTACCTGGGTTACCCTAGCATTCGCTATTCTTTTTCCAAATGCAGCAAGTGCAGCAACTCCCCCAAAGCCGCAGAATACCTCAAGCTCTGTAAAGGTTCCCGATTACCTCAACCCCAGTCCCAATCCTCTGCAATTTCCTACTAAACCGCAGGAAGTAAGGATTCAGCAAACTGTGCCAATCAGTCTGGCACAAGCTTTGGAACTAGCACAACGCAACAATCGAGATTTACAGGTAGCCATATTACAGCTAGAACGCAGTCGTTCGGAGCTACGCGAGTCTCAAGCTGCCTTGTTTCCAACTCTGGGTATTAACAGTAATGTAACTAATAGTGGTAATGGTTTTACTAGCAATTCATCTCAAGCCAGCACCTCTTTTAATGGTTCAGCAGAACTGAATTACGACGTTTATACCGGAGGTAATCGAGAAGCGACAATCCAAGCAGCCCAAGAACAACTACGCGTGAATGAATTGAATGTTGAAAGTCAGGCTTTGACAATTAGGTTGAATGCTACGACTCAATACTACAATTTGCAACAAGCAGATGAACAAGTAAGAATTAATCGATCTGCTGTGGAAAATGCCCAGGCTAGTTTGCGGGATACTCAAGCCAGAGAACAGGCTGGAGTGGGTACGCGGTTTGATGTGCTGCAAGCTCAGGTAAATTTAGCAAACTCTCAACAAGAACTGACTAATGCTATCTCGCAGCAGCAAATTGCCCGTCGTCAACTTGCCACGTTGTTAAGTTTGTCAGAGTCAGCTGATATTAGTGCCGCAGATCCTGTACAAATAGCCGGTCTTTGGCCACAGACGGTAGAACAAAGTATTGTGCAAGCGTTTCAAAATCGCCCAGAATTGCAACAGCAATTAGCACAACGTAATATTTCCGAGCAACGGCGACGACAGGCACTTTCACAGCTAGGGCCGCAAATTAGTTTGGCAGGCAACTACAATCTGTTAGATCGGTATAATGATGGTGTCAGCATTACTGATGGCTATTCATTGGGACTTAATGGAAATCTCACTTTGTTTGATGCCGGAGCCGCAAGAGCAAGAGCGGATCAGTCAAGAGCTAATATTGCGATCGCAGAGACTCAATTTGCTAGCCAGCGCGACCTAATTCGCTTTGATGTAGAACAGTACTATTCTCAATTGCAATCCAATTTAAATAATGTGCAGACTTCTAGTGTGGCTTTAAATCAAGCTAGGGAAGCTCTGAATTTAGCAAGGCTGAGGTTCCAAGCTGGTGTGGGCACTCAAACAGAGGTGATTTCTGCTGAAAATGACCTGACAAGAGCAGAAGGTAATCGAGTCGCAGCTATTTTGGATTACAATCGCGCTCTAGCTAATTTGCAAAGATCGGTCACTTTCAGGGGTTCGCGCTAAGGTAAAACTTATTTTCGAGCGCGAACAAAGAACTTTGTAGTGTCTTCCCAAATACCTTGATCGGTTGCTAGTTTCTCAATTTCTGCTTTGTACTCAACTTGCAACTGATTTAATTGTTCTTGTGATAATTTTGACAACAGGGAATTACCTTTAAAATTTATATTAATTGCTATCTCAGATAATTCTTTATCCCTTAGAGGGCGATAACGTCCCGATGGCTCAATCTTAATTTCGATATCTCTAAAACCTGCCTGAATGAGCAAATTACGACATTTTTCTGGAGTCCCAAGTGGTTCAAGGATATGTAACAATGATACACCCAAAACTCTAGCGCAGACACTCTGCTGAAGAGATGCCATATAAGCAGTTTCGGGAGGACAGGTAAATGCCACAAACCCTCCTGTTTTCAAGAAGCGATACCACTTTTGTAAAATAGTGAGGATATCAGGAAAAAGTACAATTGCCTCACAGCAAAAGACAACATCAAAACTACTATCACTAAAGTTTAAATATTCTGCATCTGCCTCAATTAACTCGATATTTTGTAATTTTGCTGCTGCAATTTTAAGTCTTGCTTGATGCAACATTCCAGGGGTCATGTCAATCCCAATGACATAGCCCTGTGAACCAACTTTTTCAGCTGCGGGTATCGCCAGTAAACCTGTTCCAGTCGCTACATCAAGGATTTTCTGTCCCGAATGTAGTGGAACAAATTCAAGTAAAATTTTGGCTTCTAGAGGATGGCGAGTACCTTCCTCATGGTCGTAAGTCGTTCTACTGCCATAGAATTCTTTTAGTTGCTGCTTATAGCTATCTAGATCGGTCATAACCAAATGTTAAATTTTCTACATTTTATAGTAACTCTTGTTGTGATATTAAGTTCCTTGCTGCTGAATCCAACCCTGATAGCACAAGCCGCGACTTCATCCAGCACTGTTTACGAACAACGGATAATCCACAGTCCAGATGGTATTGGCAAATATTACATGGGGCGCGAAATTGCCAAAGTTATGGGATACACTGGCGCTGGCTGGCTAGAACGTCCCAGCCGAGAGGGAGAGGAACAGCCAACTAAAATAGTTAACGTCCTCAACCTGAAACCTAATGATGTAGTGGCGGACATTGGCGCTGGTACAGGTTACTTAAGCTTTCGCATCGCGCCTTTATTAACAGCAGGG contains:
- a CDS encoding class I SAM-dependent methyltransferase, with the translated sequence MTDLDSYKQQLKEFYGSRTTYDHEEGTRHPLEAKILLEFVPLHSGQKILDVATGTGLLAIPAAEKVGSQGYVIGIDMTPGMLHQARLKIAAAKLQNIELIEADAEYLNFSDSSFDVVFCCEAIVLFPDILTILQKWYRFLKTGGFVAFTCPPETAYMASLQQSVCARVLGVSLLHILEPLGTPEKCRNLLIQAGFRDIEIKIEPSGRYRPLRDKELSEIAININFKGNSLLSKLSQEQLNQLQVEYKAEIEKLATDQGIWEDTTKFFVRARK
- a CDS encoding ABC transporter ATP-binding protein, with product MPTMIWMESITKTYHLGEVSVPILKGIELSIEEGEYVSIMGASGSGKSTLMNILGCLDRPTTGDYIFEGRNLTTFDDDELAYIRNQRIGFVFQQFNLLARATALENVMLPMVYANLPKPKRRERALEALVKVGLEGRISNRPSQLSGGQQQRVAIARALVNRPALVLADEPTGALDTETSHEVMSLLTELNDQGITIVIVTHEPDIAAQTKRIIRVQDGLIVG
- a CDS encoding VOC family protein; protein product: MQLELDHIFVCVEPEAVVADLLTDFGLTEGSRRIHRGQGTANVCFSFENAYLELLWLFDTNEIQSPVVRATGLWERCRWQETQACPFGISFRLTASDLREMPFSTWDYYATYLPPRASIPIATNSDNLSEPLIFISPTTRKPTNYPLERRPSLVHKVGFKEITALKITLPGVQNFSAEVKTLIELGLVQFSHGNFYQLEIEFDNAKSGNSQDFGLQLPILIKW
- a CDS encoding TolC family protein, with amino-acid sequence MNFSLFFVHFTWVTLAFAILFPNAASAATPPKPQNTSSSVKVPDYLNPSPNPLQFPTKPQEVRIQQTVPISLAQALELAQRNNRDLQVAILQLERSRSELRESQAALFPTLGINSNVTNSGNGFTSNSSQASTSFNGSAELNYDVYTGGNREATIQAAQEQLRVNELNVESQALTIRLNATTQYYNLQQADEQVRINRSAVENAQASLRDTQAREQAGVGTRFDVLQAQVNLANSQQELTNAISQQQIARRQLATLLSLSESADISAADPVQIAGLWPQTVEQSIVQAFQNRPELQQQLAQRNISEQRRRQALSQLGPQISLAGNYNLLDRYNDGVSITDGYSLGLNGNLTLFDAGAARARADQSRANIAIAETQFASQRDLIRFDVEQYYSQLQSNLNNVQTSSVALNQAREALNLARLRFQAGVGTQTEVISAENDLTRAEGNRVAAILDYNRALANLQRSVTFRGSR